A DNA window from Candidatus Binatia bacterium contains the following coding sequences:
- the cysS gene encoding cysteine--tRNA ligase, translating into MKLHNTLTGRLEEFVPLVPGKVGMYVCGVTVYDRSHIGHARALVTFDVLFRHLRALGYDVTFVRNLTDVDDKIIARAQKAGISPVALAEANIRAFGEDVKVLGCLPPTLEPRATEHVAEMIELIQELERKGLAYPADGDVYYAVDKFPEYGKLAKRRLDDMLAGARVEVDPRKHHPMDFALWKASKPGEPWWDSPWGTGRPGWHIECSVMSTKYLGQPFDIHGGGTDLIFPHHENEIAQSEGAKGCVFARYWVHNGMVTMEQEKMSKSLGNFLTVQEAASQVGGEAVRLFVIGTHYRSPLDFSPQRLEESARALARLYETLARADEAIPNWREAEVDTAVAGEFRAAMDDDLNTARALGVVFETVRTINRLLDENQLTAAAPLRCAVAQIATVLGIGDRDPRTVLEGGKRAHLAGAALDTAEIERLIAARNAARTARDFKQADAIRTELKAKGIVLEDTSAGTVWKVER; encoded by the coding sequence ATGAAACTACACAACACACTCACCGGCCGCCTCGAAGAGTTCGTGCCGCTGGTTCCCGGGAAAGTCGGCATGTACGTCTGCGGCGTCACCGTATACGACCGCTCCCACATCGGGCACGCGCGCGCGCTGGTGACCTTCGACGTGCTGTTCCGCCATCTGCGCGCGCTGGGTTACGACGTAACCTTCGTGCGCAATCTGACCGACGTGGATGACAAGATCATCGCCCGCGCGCAGAAAGCCGGCATCTCGCCGGTGGCGTTGGCGGAAGCGAACATCCGTGCCTTCGGTGAGGACGTCAAGGTGCTGGGCTGTTTGCCGCCGACGCTCGAGCCGCGTGCCACCGAGCACGTCGCGGAGATGATCGAATTGATCCAGGAGCTGGAGCGCAAAGGCCTGGCCTACCCGGCCGACGGCGACGTCTACTACGCCGTCGACAAGTTCCCGGAGTACGGCAAGCTGGCGAAGCGGCGCCTCGATGACATGCTGGCCGGCGCCCGCGTGGAAGTGGACCCGCGCAAGCACCACCCGATGGATTTCGCCTTATGGAAGGCGAGCAAGCCCGGAGAGCCGTGGTGGGACAGCCCCTGGGGGACAGGACGGCCGGGCTGGCACATCGAATGTTCGGTGATGAGCACCAAGTACCTGGGACAGCCATTCGACATCCACGGCGGCGGAACCGACCTGATCTTTCCGCATCACGAGAACGAAATCGCGCAATCCGAAGGCGCCAAGGGTTGCGTCTTTGCACGCTACTGGGTGCACAACGGCATGGTCACCATGGAGCAGGAGAAGATGTCGAAGTCGCTCGGCAACTTCCTGACCGTGCAGGAAGCGGCGAGCCAGGTTGGCGGGGAGGCCGTGCGCCTGTTCGTCATCGGCACCCACTACCGCAGCCCTCTGGACTTCTCACCGCAACGCCTCGAAGAATCCGCACGCGCGCTGGCACGGCTGTACGAAACCCTGGCGCGGGCCGACGAGGCCATTCCCAACTGGAGGGAGGCCGAGGTTGACACTGCCGTCGCCGGCGAATTTCGCGCGGCGATGGATGATGATTTGAACACGGCGCGCGCCCTTGGCGTGGTGTTTGAGACCGTGCGTACCATCAATCGGCTGCTGGACGAGAACCAGCTGACGGCGGCGGCACCGTTGCGCTGTGCGGTGGCGCAGATTGCGACCGTGCTGGGCATCGGCGACCGTGATCCGCGCACTGTCCTTGAAGGTGGCAAGCGCGCACATCTTGCCGGGGCGGCACTCGACACCGCCGAGATCGAACGGCTCATCGCGGCGCGGAACGCCGCGCGCACAGCCCGTGACTTCAAGCAAGCCGACGCTATCCGCACCGAGTTGAAAGCCAAAGGGATCGTGCTGGAAGACACGTCCGCCGGCACGGTGTGGAAGGTGGAGAGATAG
- a CDS encoding pectin acetylesterase-family hydrolase, whose amino-acid sequence MSIRQFPRNLWLPVLAATVGLSAPAYGAYPTNTCVGQKLKAAAIACQQEFIAWGKWEKDPSKDPSNATRDAALATAAAKLGNAWTAAEVAATAKGVDCSETTVSSGDMNTAVTAAVSDVASTIGTGSSKADGLCRSKLIKAAGTDCHQLLQAESAFVKALKGDPGGTKRDGKQTHAGTIFDAAWTKADCSTTTTASAIATKLSTLDKTALTDTTVSPTVASTWTMITPPTTVYNTKTLNPVCSDGTPYVYFVKRGTVNKLLVYYYGGGACWDYLTCGTLQAFTYTKNTGSQDNPANATTGFADFTNPANPFTDWNMVFIPYCTADVHWGDATVVYDDGSTPPNTVTIQHKGFVNAQVVEKWTREHFVNPDVVFVAGSSAGGYGALLNSLYLQQNVYQASTFRVLDDAGNGVITPEFQINDLGQWGVQATLPKWIPGFNKPLSKLSISSLATAAANFYPRANFAQYTAAWDNVQTQFYNTMANSDADILNWWHSSCEWHRQMHALVQGTAADTITKKKPVSNYRYYIGAGTRHTVWGFDKIYTDTTGSVPAPVDWINDMLAGSPSWANVECTDCSLEPTDERPSPLVAPFGPGGTVTCP is encoded by the coding sequence ATGTCAATTAGACAATTCCCGAGAAACCTTTGGCTGCCGGTCCTGGCCGCAACCGTCGGGCTGTCGGCGCCGGCGTACGGCGCCTATCCCACCAACACCTGCGTCGGCCAGAAGCTGAAAGCTGCCGCGATCGCCTGCCAGCAGGAGTTCATCGCCTGGGGCAAGTGGGAGAAGGATCCCTCAAAAGATCCCAGCAACGCCACACGCGATGCCGCTCTTGCAACCGCCGCGGCGAAACTCGGCAACGCCTGGACCGCTGCCGAGGTTGCCGCCACCGCCAAAGGTGTGGACTGCAGCGAGACAACTGTCTCTAGCGGTGACATGAACACCGCTGTCACGGCGGCGGTGAGCGACGTCGCCTCCACCATCGGCACCGGCAGCAGCAAGGCGGATGGGCTGTGCCGGTCCAAGCTCATCAAGGCGGCCGGTACCGACTGCCACCAGCTGCTGCAGGCCGAGAGCGCTTTCGTCAAGGCGCTCAAGGGTGACCCCGGCGGTACCAAGCGCGACGGGAAGCAAACCCACGCTGGGACGATTTTCGACGCGGCGTGGACCAAGGCGGATTGCTCGACGACGACCACCGCGTCCGCGATTGCGACCAAGCTCAGCACCCTCGACAAGACCGCCCTGACCGATACCACCGTGTCGCCCACCGTCGCCAGCACTTGGACGATGATCACGCCGCCGACGACGGTGTACAACACGAAAACGCTGAACCCCGTATGCTCCGACGGCACGCCGTACGTGTACTTCGTCAAACGGGGCACGGTGAATAAGTTGCTCGTCTACTACTACGGCGGTGGCGCCTGCTGGGATTACTTGACCTGCGGCACGCTGCAAGCATTCACGTACACCAAGAACACCGGATCGCAAGACAACCCTGCAAACGCGACTACAGGGTTTGCCGACTTCACGAATCCGGCCAACCCGTTCACCGATTGGAACATGGTCTTCATCCCCTACTGCACCGCCGACGTGCACTGGGGAGACGCGACCGTCGTGTACGACGATGGGTCCACACCGCCGAACACGGTCACCATCCAACACAAAGGATTCGTCAACGCCCAAGTAGTGGAAAAATGGACCCGCGAGCACTTCGTCAACCCGGACGTGGTCTTCGTTGCCGGATCCAGTGCCGGCGGCTACGGCGCATTGCTGAACTCCCTCTATCTTCAACAGAACGTCTACCAAGCATCCACGTTCCGCGTCTTAGATGACGCGGGGAACGGGGTGATCACCCCGGAGTTCCAGATCAACGACCTCGGCCAGTGGGGCGTCCAGGCAACCCTGCCCAAGTGGATCCCCGGGTTCAACAAGCCGCTCAGCAAGCTGTCGATTTCGAGCCTGGCGACGGCGGCGGCGAACTTCTACCCCCGCGCCAACTTCGCGCAGTACACGGCGGCTTGGGACAACGTCCAGACCCAGTTTTATAATACGATGGCCAACTCGGATGCCGACATCTTGAACTGGTGGCACAGCAGCTGTGAGTGGCACAGGCAGATGCATGCCTTGGTGCAGGGTACGGCGGCTGACACCATCACCAAGAAGAAGCCGGTGTCCAACTACCGCTACTACATCGGCGCCGGCACGCGACACACGGTGTGGGGATTCGACAAGATCTATACGGATACCACCGGCAGCGTCCCAGCTCCGGTCGACTGGATCAATGACATGCTGGCGGGCAGCCCCAGCTGGGCGAACGTGGAGTGTACCGACTGCAGCCTCGAACCCACGGATGAACGGCCGAGTCCACTCGTGGCGCCGTTCGGACCAGGGGGCACGGTGACCTGTCCGTAG